AGACGGCCAAGGCCATCCGCCTGCTGCCGCGCCGCATGGCGGCCTTGCTGCGGGCCCACCCAGAGGCCCTTCTGGAGGGGGCTCGCGGAGTGGCCAACGACCAGCCACCCACGGTGGAACAGGTGGAGGCCCAGTTCCGGACGGTGCTTCGCTTGAGCGAAGAGCACCGGCGCCCCGAGGACATCGTCCGCGACTTGGGCGTTCTGGCCCACCAGGTGCAGCTGCTGACCGACCCTTCGGCCATGGATGGCATCAGCCCGCTCCGGGAGAGCTTTGAAGCCTATGCGGATGAGCACCAGGCCCACCTGCTGGTGTCCAAGGAACCCTATTGGGCGGCCTCAGGCAGCCTGGATCCCAGGCCGCGCCTCAATCAGTTCATGGCGGTGAAACAGGAGCGCAACCTTCGCCTGAAAGCTCATTTTGATGAGACGACTGGTCGGCGCATCGGCGTTTGGGATGATCTGTCCGTGCCCTTCGCCCAGATGCAGTTGGCCTTCTCCAATGGTGTCTATGCCACCGCGAATCTCTGGATCCTGCTGTGGCGCGCTGCAGGGGACCAGTGGGAGCTCCCACCCGGACCCTGATCACACTCTCGGGGCGGGTTTGTCTGGAGCACTAGGCGAAACACGACTTTCGGGATATCTTTCCAAGCATTCCCTTTGGAGATGGACATGGGCACCTATACCCGCCTCGGGTCCTACCTGCTGGCTTCTGAGCTGGCCAGCGACCCCTTCGGCGCTGTGCATCGCGCGGTGATCATCACCGGCAACAGCTTCGACCGCCATGGCCTGGTGCGAACCTTCTCCGAAGAGCTGTTCCAGGCGGGCCTGAATACCCGCTTGGCGGAAGCGGGTCGCGTGGTGCCCCTGTTGGGTGGCGCCCGCATTTTCGGCTTGGGCTACCGGATCGAGGGCGGCAAGACGCCCCATGTGGCCTGGGATTATGTGCCTGGCCGCAGCCTCGCCCAGCTCATCGACAAGGCCCGGCAGGAGCAGATCCCTTTCGGCGTGGACCACGCCCTCACGGTGATCCAGGGCGTGGCCCAGGGCATCGTGCAAATGCAGGCCAAGGGGGTGAGCCATGGCGTGCTCAGCCCCCACAGTGTGTGGGTGAGCTTCGAGGGAGCCACTCAGATCGTGGATGCGCCCTACGCAGCCATCATCAAGAGCCTCTTGGCCAAAGCGCCTGCCGCCAAACAGAAGCTGGCGCCCTACCTTCAGATGCCTGAAGCCAGCCCCGTCCAGCAGGATCTCTTCGCCCTGGGTGCGGTGCTTTACGAACTGCTCACGTTCGAGCGCCTGCCCCTGGGCGGCGATCTCGAAGCGGTCTTGGACAAGGCCACCCTCAAGGCCGCCCAGGAAGAGGCACCGCTGCCCGCGGAGATCCGGGCTTTCCTGGGGCGGCTGCTGTTGAGCCGCCAGCCCTTCGCCACGATGGAAGCCTTCAATGCCGAGCTGGAGCGGGTGCTCTACGACGGCGAATACAGCCCCACCACCTTCAACATGGCCTTCTTCATGCACACGCTGTTCCGGGAGGAGAACGACCGGGATGCCACGGCCATGAAGGCGGAGCAGGGGGACAACTACATCGCCTACACCGCCGCAGGCGAGACGCTGCGGAGCGGCGCCACGCGGGTGGAGCACATCGACGGCCATGCGGAGTCCCAGGCCAGTCAGAAGAATTCCACGCTGCTCATCGGCGGCGGTTTGGCAGCCGTGGT
This sequence is a window from Geothrix sp. PMB-07. Protein-coding genes within it:
- a CDS encoding TonB family protein, giving the protein MGTYTRLGSYLLASELASDPFGAVHRAVIITGNSFDRHGLVRTFSEELFQAGLNTRLAEAGRVVPLLGGARIFGLGYRIEGGKTPHVAWDYVPGRSLAQLIDKARQEQIPFGVDHALTVIQGVAQGIVQMQAKGVSHGVLSPHSVWVSFEGATQIVDAPYAAIIKSLLAKAPAAKQKLAPYLQMPEASPVQQDLFALGAVLYELLTFERLPLGGDLEAVLDKATLKAAQEEAPLPAEIRAFLGRLLLSRQPFATMEAFNAELERVLYDGEYSPTTFNMAFFMHTLFREENDRDATAMKAEQGDNYIAYTAAGETLRSGATRVEHIDGHAESQASQKNSTLLIGGGLAAVVILGLGYMFFGRPKVDPAMQKQLAELQLLKVQIEQQKSDLDAKAKAEADKTALLQKQLAETKSVEEKVRIQKQLEEAQQRKLELERQQKQNEQRLAEQKQNEQRLAEQKKAAETKVVALPPPPAPEIPKPQPMQEAPKPAVPTPAPATQAAPTAAAAVLEPARMISQAPPAYPLRASQLRWEMNVDHFVRLKVFVGEQGQPLKVSVVEGVQGAYGFDEAAIDAANKSTFAPATRDGKPVRGWTPEITYKFQRRR